Genomic DNA from Desulfonema ishimotonii:
GCTAATTTAAACTTTGTAATCGAAAATTCAATTATGCTCATTACAGTTGCGGAATTACCGGAATATATAAGACGTGCGGAACGTCTTTTGGATGAAAACGAAAGAAACAGACTCATTGACTATCTTGCCGCTCATCCCGAAAGCGGTAAGATTATGCAGGGAACAGGCGGAATAAGAAAAATCAGATGGGCTCGTAAGGGAAAGGGAAAAAGCGGGGGAGTAAGAGTCATATACTACTTTTATGATGGAACCATGCCTTTGTTTTTACTGACTGTTTTCGGGAAAAATGAAAAAAGCAATCTGAAAAAATCCGAACGCAACGAGCTTTCGGCATTAACCAGGAAAATTGTGGAATTATATAAAAGGAGATAAAATGAACAACACTTTTGAGAGCATAAAAAAGGGGCTTGAAGAAGCCGTTGAATATGCACGGGGAAACAAAAGCGGCGTCAGGGTTCATTATCCTTCAGCCCCCGATGTCAGAGCAATACGAAACAAAACAGGAATGAGTCAGAATGAATTCGCATCAACAATAGGAATCAGTCTTCAGACACTCAGATATTGGGAAAAAGGTCAGAGAAAACCGAAAGGTCCGGTTCTGGTTTTACTGAATATTATAGAGAAAGCGCCCGATACTGTTATGGATATTTTGTCACAATAATTCCTGTTGATACTGATAATTTGGAAGCTGCCAGCTAACCCGGCGCAAAAGCTCTCCCTCCAAGCAATCACGCAGCACTCCGATGTGCGGACGGCCCGGTCAGACGCGCCATCAGCGGGGCCGCGCCGGTCCGCAGATAGCGGTATGCCACACAGAGCGCCGACGCGGTTTCCAGAAACCCGATCAGCTCCGGCAGCGAAATCCGCTGATTGAATCCCCCCAGATGCGGCCCGGTGTGCAGCACAATCTCCCGCTCCCCCTTCCGGTACGCCCCGACCGCCTCCCGGTCAACGCCCCGGCCCCGGAGATGGGCGCGGAACGCCCCGTCCGTCATCCGGTCCTGATCCGCAACCCGCAGAATCTCCTCCATATCATTGTCCACCCCCATCTCCTCGATCATCCGGGCCACCAGCGTTTCCACCTCAGGCGTTACACCTGAAGGCAGGCCCTGGCCCGTGAATCCCGCAAAATAGTTGCGGAAAATGCCGGTCACCAGTTCCCCCAGCAGCTCCCCGTCAAAGAGATGGCGGGCGTCAACCGGAACGCCCGGCGATTCAAACCCGAAGCAGTCCGCAGCCCGGTTGCGGAAATAGCTGCCGGCCACCAGCAGCAGGCTCAGCAACTGGGTCCCGATATGCCGGTAAATCTGGCGGCCTGATCCGTTCACGCTCATCAGATGCTCGAAATCCCGGACCCCGCTCATGCCGAAATTGGGAAACCGGCAGGAAAAGAGCCACTGGTCCAGCCGCCCGCCCCGGAACCATTCATACAGGCCTTGGTCTGCCCGGCGCGACTGCTGAACCCGGTTGTGAAACAGGGGAATGGGGGCCGTCTGGACAATGCCCGCGCCGCTCATCTCCCCCAGCAGCCGGGCGTTCCGAAACATGACCTCCCGGAAATTCCCTGGCCGGAGCTGCTTTCCAGGCCGGTGGTCATTGGGATAGACAAAATAATCCTCATGCACCACACAGGCGATGGCCATGTGGCCGGGCATGAGGTTCAGCCCACCGGGCGGCGTCAGGGGCAGGCGCTCCAGCCGGAACACCCGCTTTCCCCGGACCTTCAGGGGCCGGGGGATTCCGATGTCAGCGGAAAAGATCTGCCGGTTCTCCCGGAGATAGTCGGCCCACACGGTTTCGGTCTCCAGGGATTCCGGGCAGTCCCCGTCCCGCGCCAGCTTGACGGCCAGCACCAGGGGGCATCCGCTGATCTTCGCAATGAGGCTCCGGCCTTTGAACGTCGGCGGACCGGAAAGGGTGATGTCGGCCCCCCGGAGCAGCGCATCCCAGCCGATCCGGGGCAGTGTGCCGACCGGCTCCCGCAACATCCGGGGACCGCAGACCCCTGCCGGCAGCTGGCCCAGGGCCTCGGCGGCCGCGCGGTGAAGGTCTCCGTCACGGGTCGCCAGAAGATCGCCCAGCACCGCCATGATCTGACAGCGCATCTCCCCGTCATCGGCTCGGACCAGAATGGCCGTCAGGGTTTCCGCAGCGGACCGGTAGAGAAAAAAGGCCTGACGCCGGGATGCGAATTTCCGGTCATCCAGAACGCGGGCCAGGGCCGATACGGTCTCCGCATCGGCGCTATCCGGGTGTTCCCGGATCAGTTCGCAGAGGTTGCCCACGGACATGTAGGTGCCTGAAAAATTCCGGCGGGCCGATGCCAGCTCCGCCTCCAGCCGCCTGCGCTCGGCGCTGATTTTCGGTTCGGTCATCTGTTCACACCCGCCGGTTCAGAAAGCTGCGGTATTCGCACATCTTGGAGAAGACCTTCACGGCCCGCTCCGGCGTGGGATAGAAGACACCATTGAACTTCCGGTCCGGCACCTTGCAGACCGTCTGCCCGGCATCCTCAAACAGGCTCACCCCGAAGACCGGCTTGTCGTATTTCTCCATCAGCTCCGCAATATAGGCGATATATTTCTGCTCAAATCCCGCCAGCGTCTGCTGCATGGTTTCCAGAAACGCCGGGCTGCACGACGGGTCAGCCGCCTGAACCGACTGGGCCAGCCGCCCCATCAGAATTTTCCGGCCAATCATCCCCAGATTGATGACCGCGTCACAGCCGTCCCACGCCATCAGCTCCTCCATGACGGTGATCGCCACTGCGTCGTCATGCTCGCCCACCACATCCACGGGGTTGGACCGGCTCCAGTAGGGCGGCAGTATCCGGTCGATATGTTCTGTGATTTCCTGCGAAAGATCGGGAACCCGGAGGCCGTACTCATCGCACAGATCCGCTGTGACCACGCCCCAGCCGCCCCCCAGGGTCATAATGGCGGCCCGGTTGCCCCTGGGCAGGGGCAGGGAGGAAAAGGCGGCTGAGAGATCGAGCAGGTCGGTGGAGTAGCTGACCTGTACGATACCGGCCTGCCGACACATGGCGTCGAATATCTTCACATCCGAGCTGAGCGCACCCGTGTGGCTGGCCGCAGCCCGGTTCCCGGAGCGGGTCCGCCCCCCCTTCATCAGCACAATGGGCTTTTTCCGGCCCACGCGCCGGGCCACCTCAAAGAAGCGGCGACCGTTTTTCACGCTCTCCACGTAGAGCATCACGTTCCGGGTGCGCCGGTCAGCCTCAAACCCCTCCAGATAATCCTCGATGGTGATCATGGCCTCGTTACCGGAACCGGCAAAGCACCGGATGCCGACCCCCTGTTTTTCGGCAAAGGCGAGAAGCTGGGTGCCCATATTGCCGGACTGGGCCACCACTGCCGTGTCCCCCGGATCGGGCCAGACGTGGCTGCCGGTGCAGTAAAGGCGGATGTGGGGGTTGCAGACGCCCATGGTGTTGGGGCCGAGGACCAGCACACCGGCCTCCCATGCCTTTTCCGCCAGCGCTTTTTCCAGCTTCCGCCCCGCCTCCCCGGTCTCGGCGAAGCCGGAGGAGATCAGGAGCATGTTTCGGATGCCCTTTTCCGCCAGTTTCGGAATCAGGTCCATGATGCCCGCAGCCGGTATGGTGACGACCGCCAGATCGACGGGTCCGGGGATCTCGTCCAGGGAGGTGCAGACGGGCCTGCCCATGATGGTCCCGCCCTTGGGGTTGACCATGTAAATCTCGCCTCCGAATTTCTGTGCAATGGTGATGGCCGGGAGAATGTGCCCCCATTTTCCCATCTGTCCGGACGCGCCCACAAAGGCGACGGACCGGGGATGAAAAAACTTTCCCAGCAAAACCGGGTCCACGGGCCGGGGATATTGGCGCACCGGCGGCGCGTCCTGCCGCACCACCAGGGCGTCGGCAGCGATGATTTCGCCCGCCGGCGTGAGCATGAGCGGGTTGATGTCGATCTCGGCAATCTCCGGGCGTTCCACGGCGATGCGGGAGAGGGCCATGAGGACCGCCCTGAGCCGGTCCCGGTCTGCGGCCTCTTCGCCCCGGAACGGCCCGAACAGGGCTTTGGCGCGGATTTCACTGAGCATGTCGTCGGCATCGGACAGGTCAAGGGGGGCGAGCCGGAAGGCCACGTCGGAGAAGGCTTCGGTGAAGATGCCACCGATGCCGAACATGATGACCGGCCCGAACAGGTCGTCCCGGAACAGCCCGGCCACCAGCTCCCGGTTTGCGGTGATCTGCGGCTGAACCAGAAAACCCTCCAGTTCGTCCCCTGCCGCGTCGGCAATGGCAGAAGCGGCCTCCCGGACCGCATCCGCATCTCTGAGATTGAGGCGAACCAGTCCGCGTTCGGTTTTGTGCATGAGGGTCGCGCCCATCCCCTTGAGTACCACCGGGAAACCGAGGGCACGGGCGGCTTCGATGGCATCGTCTCCGCCCGGGGCCACCCGTTCGTCCACCACCGGGATGCCGTAATGTTTCAGCAGTTGTTTGGATTCGTTTTCATTAAGCGCCGTTCTCCCCGGCGGCTCGGTCTTTTTCAGTTTTTTTTCTGTATTCACGTTTCACGCTCCTTTGTCTGCGCCCATCCGCAACCGGCTGCGATCATCCCCCTTTTGCCTTTGGAAAACAATATTGATGAACTCGTAAAAAGTCCGAAAGAACGTCGTTTCCGCGAAAGCGATAATCCATAACAAATTTAAATAATGGCGTCTCCGCCTTTGCCGGAGCAACAGGAAGGGGCCGAAAACGACTTTTTATGAAACCATCAATATTGATGGCTCTGTAAAAAGTCAAAAATTTCGTCATTCCCGCGAAAGCGGGAATGACGGAAAGAGTGGAAAACGACTTTTCAGGTTGTGTCCCACGATTATTGAAAAGATTTGGCACACAGGAATTAAATTCTTGGTTTTATAGCAAATAATACGTTTTTCATATTTCTGTGCGAGCGCCTGTCAGATATGTGTTTTCAATCAGAGCAGGACACAACCACTTTTTGCGAGTTCATCAATATTATGAACAGAATAAATATCGCTAAACATTATCCGGGTCAAGCAGATACTGACTGAACGCTCGTTATTTTTGACAGGGGTTGTTTTTGAAGGATGGGAAAAAGCTGGCGGGCTGCTGCTGTGAGGCTATCTTTTCTTCCTGCAAATAATCCTGTGAAGACATTTCGCAAAATAAAACTCCCCATGTGGAACGGTAGGGCGGGGTTACGTCCCCGCCAAACGGTGTCCCCGCCTCCTGAATTTTCCTGACGCTGCAAACCGGCGGTCATATCCGACGGGGACGTAACCCCGTCCTACCGTTTTGAAACGGGTGATTTATTTGTGCCGAACTCCCGAAAAGTATCACGGCTATCCGAACCCCGAAACGGTAGCGCCGCCCTGTGTGGCGGCTTTCGGCTGAACTGAACGCTCGGTATTTTTTGAAAACAGTGTTGTCTTTAGAAGGATGAAAAAAGTTGCCGGACTGCTGCTGTGAGGATATTTTTTGCGTATTCCGCGCCGGGGAATTCTTCCGGGAAAAACCTGCCGCAGGATGCGGAAAAAAAGGATGGTGGTTTCCGAGGAAGGGCTGACAACGTCCAATTCTTGCTGAGGTGAAGCGGGCGTCCCCCCTGCCCTGTTCCGGGACGATAGGCAGCCGCCCCAAAAAAACAAAAGCACCCGGGGCGCTGTCAGGTTCATCCAGTAACCTTCCGGTCCTTGCGGATTGCGGACACCCTGGTGCTTCGGTTTGCATGTGTTGTTTTTCGGCTGAGAAAAATGGCCCCCTTTCGGGGGCCTGGATGAGAGAGAGATTGTACATCCTGAAACATCGGGTATCAGAGGGGAGAGAACCCTGCTTTTTTTCCGGCCGGAGACAGGACCGGAAAAAATCTCCTGCTCGAATACTCTCTTTCCCGCGATAACCCTGTGGGTGGTTTATTCTCCGCCGGTATTCAGAGTATAAAAAACAAAAAAGCCCTTACACTTTTACCTGAAGTAAAGTGTAAGGGCTGCACCCAGCTTTCTTAACCCTTATTATGTCTGTCCGATTCCTGAAACGCCGCAGGAAATGGCTCTTAACCAAGGCAGGTCTTCTGACTTTCGGATCATCCTAATCTCTGCCTCTTCCCATTCGCCTGTAAACGAACAGTGAGTATCGCAGATTTCGTCCCCGATTACAGCGGCGGGACCGTCCCCGATTTTCACGGGAGTTCCCTATTAAGCTTTCAGCACCTTGACGTGCTGTCTGTTTATTGCATCCGAAAAGCGGTGTCAAGTAAAAAATGAACGGCGTTCTATTTCTTTTTACCGCTTCAGGGCATTTCGGGCATGTCCCATCTTTTCTGGTTGTGTCCTGCGATAATTGAAACGGGGCACTGCCCGTTTGCCAACGCACTTATTCGGAAACAGATCTCAGAATTTTCAGACAGGATTTTTCAACCAGAGCAGGACACTACCTGAAATCGCTCCGCATCAGATAAGACTGCCCGCTCCATATTAGCGACAGGGCAGTGTTACATTCCCGCCGGGAATCGCGGATGCACAACTCAGCGCCTCCGGCGGGCAGATTTTCTGTGACGAAATCCCCTGCGGGAATTCCGGAGCGGTTTGGTTCCGGACGGCGGATACAGCTATCCGGCCCGCATGAGGCGCGGTCAGGGCGGATGAAATCCGTCAGCCGGTCAGCCGTCCTCGGTGTTTCTGATATTTTCCCACAGGAGCCGGGAGTCCCTGCTTTGCCGCACCATCTCCAGGAAACCGGGCCGTTTGCACAGGCCGGATATGCCCGCCAGCGTCCGAAGATGCAGGGTGGTCTCGTTCTGGGGAACAATCAGCGCAATGACGATATCCACCGGCGCACCGTCCAGCGAATCAAACGGAATCGGGTGCGCCAGGGAGATCAGAAGGACAGCGATATCCTCGGCTTCCGGTGTCAGCGCGTGGGGAATACCGATACCGTTGCCGATGCCGGTACTCATCATTTCCTCGCGTGTCTTCAAAGCCTTATGGACGTTATCGGTGTTTCTGACAACACCCAGTCCGCCAAACGAATCGGCAATGAAGCGGAGGACGGCCTGCTTGTCTTCAAGTCCGGCCTTCAGAAAAATATGTTCGGGTGGAAGAAGTGTCCTGATTTTCATAACAGACCCATTACCAAGGGAAGTATCGCAAAGTCAATACCTGATGGTGCTCAAAAAATTTTCCCGGACATTTATTGCCACTTCTGCCAAACCGGAAATCCGCTGAATGTGAGGTTAACAGATGCCGCTTCCGGGGCAGAGGCCGAAATGGCCTTCCTTTATGAGCCTGACAGAAATTTCAGACCGGTCACAGCAGCGTTCCGGGGCATCTTAGAAGCTGTTTTAAAAATATTTTCGGAGTGCAAAAGTCAGCCCCCGAAGGGGGGCGTACTTTTGCAAAACCCGCGAAAAACAGGCATCCTGCCTTAATTTTCGCACTCCGTTTCCGAGTCTCCGGTATTTTTAAAAGAGCTTCTTAGAAGCTCTTTTAAAAATATTCTGCCCCGGCTTCGGAAGGTGTCTGAAACGGGCGGATCTGGAGAACGCCGGGTTGCATCACCGGCAGCGGGCTTCAGCCCGGTCCGGCTTTCAGCCGGGGGATTCATTCCCCGTCGGTCGGATTCCGGGATTCTCAGACAGGCGCTTACAGAATCGGAATCCGTTCTGATAATTTTAAAAACAGCTTCTTAAACCGGTCCGGCAATGCGGAGATAATACCGGGCCTCCTCGCCGCGCCCCCGTTTCAGGCAGCCGCTGGCGTAAATGGAACTCTTTTCCTTCAGCATCTTCCGTGCGGCCTGCGACTGCTCCGGAGACAGCAAATCACCGTCCAGCAGCTTCAGAAGCGACTGAATCCGGTACTTATCCAGCCCCGGTGCCCCGGAAAGCTGGTCTTCGTGGCCGCCCCGCTTGACAATCAGAGGCCGGTCAATGAGATGCACGGGATACCGGCAGCCGACCCGGAGCCAGAGATCGTAATCCTCGCAGGCCGGGAGAGATTCGTCAAACAGCCCGACGTGCGAGAACAGCTCCCGCCGCATCATCACTGCCGAGGGGCTGACAAGGCAGAGGGCCAGGGACGGCTCAAAGATCATGCCGGACAGCTTTCTGTGCTTCTTCTTCGGGTTGACCCGGACCCCGTTGCGGACCCAGATCTCTTCGGTCTGGCAGATCAGGGCGTCGGGATGCTGCTGAAAGAAGGCTGTCTGGACAGCCAGCTTCTCCGCCATCCAGAGGTCGTCCGAGTCGAGCAGGGCGATCAGCTCACCCTTCGCCACGGCGATGCCCGCATTCCGGGCTGCGCTGACCCCCCTGTTTTCCTGGCGGATAACCGTAATGGCGTCCCCGTAGCTTCCGAGGATCTCAGGCGTGCTGTCCGTTGAGCCGTCGTCCACCACAATCAGCTCAAAGGACTTGAACTCCTGGGCCAGTACCGACGCAATGGCCTCCTGCACAAGCCGGTCCCGGTTGCAGGTCGGGATAATCACACTTACCATCGGCGTGTTATTGTTATTTTTCATAGTCATATGAACTATGTACCTGAAAAACACATCCGGCTCAAGATCAAAAGATACCGGAATCCGCCGCCCCCCTTTTTTCAACGGCTGCAACGGACGGAAAAACGGGCCGTTGATCAGAGGCGGTGCCAAGGGCCTGGCCTGCCGGGACAACGGCGGCTGAGGGCGAAAAAATTCTGAAATATAATACCACTAAAAACAACGCCTTAAAAATATTATTGCGCCAGACAACCGGATTTGTTAGTATAGGAACGTTTTGATTTTTATAGTTTTTCTCATTATATCACAGGGGATCCGACCACCGGTCACAGCAGAAGGATTTTGTGTATTTACCTTTGCATATCAGGAAGTTGGATCATTCAGGCAACTGTTTTTCAAAAAAAGGAGATTTGATGAAAAAGACGTTGATTTTCGGTTTGGCAATGGTGTTCGGAATGGTGATGCTGACAGGGGCAGCGCCGTCTGCGGTCCAGGCAAAGACCACATTTGTCACCATCGGAACCGGCGGTATTACCGGGGTTTACTATCCCACGGGCGGCGCCATTGCCAAGATCGTCAACAAGAAGCGCAAAGAATACGGCATTCGCGCAACGGTTGAGTCCACGGGCGGGTCGGTGTTTAACGTCAACGCCATCATGTCCGGCGACCTGGAGTTCGGCGTTGTTCAGTCCGACCGTCAGTATCAGGCCACGAAAGGGCTGGCCGAATGGAAAGACAAGGGGCCGCAGAAAGATCTCCGTGCGGTTTTCAGCATCCACCCCGAATCGGTCACACTGGTGGCCAGTGCGGATTCAGGCGCAAAGACCATTGCCGACCTCAAAGGCAAGCGGGTCAATATCGGCAATCCGGGGTCCGGCCAGCGGCAGAACGCCATTGACGCCCTGACCGCCGTCGGCATCAACTGGAAAAAAGATATCCGGGCCGAGCAAATCAAGGCCTCCGAAGCCCCGGGCCTGCTCCAGGACGGCCGCATCGACGCATTTTTCTATACGGTCGGCCACCCCAGCGGCGCGTTCAAAGAGGCCACAGCAGGCGCGACAAAGGTCTCCTTCATCTCCATCACCGGCGAGGGCATTGACAAACTGATCGCTGAAAAGCCCTACTACGCCAAGTCCTTCATTCCCGTGAAACTCTATCCGGGTGCGGCAAACGATGTGGAAAAGATCAACACCTTCGGCGTAAAGGCCACCTTCTGCACCTCCGCCAGGGTTTCGGATGAGATTGTGTATGCCATTGCCAAAGAGGTGTTTGAAAACTTTGAAGATTTCAAAAAACTCCACCCGGCCTACCAGGTGCTGACCAAAGAGGGAATGCTTGAGGGCCTGTCCGCACCGATTCACCCCGGCGCAATGAAATACTATAAAGAGGCCGGCCTGATCAAATAAGCATCATAAATACGGATTTTCGGAAACCCGGACATCCGTAGAACGATCCTGCCTTTTCGGCGGCGGGCGGACGCCCGCCGCCGTCTGTAACTTCCCGAAATCCGATTCACCCCCTGTACTGCCTTTTTAAGAGGACTAAGAGATGAGCAGCATTGATAAGAATACCCCGGACAATGGTCTCGAACTTGCGAAAAGGATGGCCGAGGAAGAGGAGGGCATCGGGCGGCGTCCCGAAGGTCTCAGTAAATATGTCATTCCGACAGTGGCCGTCTGCTGGAGCCTTTTCCAGCTCGCCATCGCCAGATGGCTGGTTCTGGACACCACCTTCACCCGGTCGATCCACCTGGGATTTGCGCTTTTAATCGTCTACCTCAGCTACCCCATGTTCAGGAAAAAAATCCCCGGACTCGGCTTTCTGTCCGCCACAAACCGGATTCCGGTGACAGATTATGCCATTGCCGCCATTGCCGCCTTCTCGGCCCTCTACATTGCCATTGACTATGATGGCCTGACAGTGCGCTACGGCGCGCCCATTCTGCGGGATCTGATCATCGGGGCCGCCCTGGTGATCCTGCTGATGGAGGCCGCCCGCCGGGTCATCGGACCGGCCCTGCCTGCCATTGCAGCCGTATTCATCATCTACGCCTTTTTCGGGCCGTACATGCCGGACCTGATCGCCTTCAAAGGGGTCACCATAAACCGCTTCATGGGCCAGATGACCATGTCCACCGAGGGGATCTACGGCATCCCGCTGGACGTCTCCGCCACCATCGTCTTCCTGTTTGTCCTGTTCGGGGCCATGCTGGACAAGGCCGGGGCCGGCCATTATTTCATCCAGCTTGCGCTGAGCCTTCTGGGGGGCTTCAAGGGCGGACCGGCCAAGGCCGCCGTCATGGGCAGCGGCCTGACGGGCATCGTCTCCGGCTCCAGTATCGCCAATATCGTCACCACCGGCACATTTACCATCCCGCTGATGAAAAAAGTCGGCTATCCCGCCACCAAGGCCGCGGCCGTCGAGGTGGCGGCCAGCACGGACGGCCAGCTTGCCCCGCCGATTATGGGCGCTGCCGCGTTTATCATCGCCGAATACGTCAACGTCCCCTATGTGGAAGTGATCAAGGCGGCGGCAGTTCCCGCATTTGCCTCCTATGCGGCCCTGTTTTATATTACGCATATCGAAGCGTCCAAGCTGGGACTTGAAGGCATTCCGCGCAGTGAGCTGCCCCACTTTGGCAGGACATTGCTGAGCGGTATTCACTATATCCTGCCCCTGGTCTTTCTGCTGTACGAACTGATCGTCGTGCGCCACTCGCCCGAACTGGCGGCCTTTAACGCCATCTGGGTGATGGGCATCATCATGCTGCTTCAGGAGCCGGTCAGGGCCTATATGAACAAAGACCCCATGGGGCCTGCCTTCAGACGGGGCGTGGAAAATCTTTTCGCGGCCCTGGCTGCCGGGGGACGGAACATGGTCGCCGTGGCGCTGGCGACCGCAGCAGCCGGCATCATCGTCGGTGTTGTGGCACTGGGGCTGGGCCAGCTGATTACGGACATCATTGATACCCTGTCCCAGGGCAATATTTTCCTGATGCTGGGCATTACGGCAGTGGCAAGCCTGGTGATCGGCATGGGGCTGCCCACGACCGCCACCTATATCGTCATGGCCTCCCTGACGGCCCCGGCCATCGTCGAGATCGGCGGATACAACGATTTCATCGTCCCCCTCATGTCCGCCCACCTCTTCTGCTTCTACTTCGGCATTCTCGCGGACGACACGCCGCCGGTGGGACTGGCCGCCTATGCGGCTGCGGCCATCGCCAAATCGCCGCCGATTCCCACGGGTTTGCAGGGGTTTATGTACGACATCCGGACCGCCATCCTCCCCTTCATGTTCATTTTCAACAGCGATCTGATCCTGCACAATGTCACCAGCTGGTCCCAGGGGCTGCTGATCTTTGCCATGGCCTGTACGGGGAATTTCGCCTTTGCGTCGGCAACCCAGGGCTGGTTTGTGGCCCGGAACAAAATCTATGAAATCCCGCTCTTTCTGGGGGTGACCTTCATCCTGATGCGTCCCGACGCCGTCGCCCCCCTGATCGGCCTGCCCCATGAACAGCGGTACTGGGCCTATCCCGTCGGGCTGGCACTTTTCGGGATTCTCTACCTGATGCAGCGCCCCCGCATCCCGAAACCCGAAGATGTGAGAGCGGCGGCGTGACGGATAACCTTTAGCCCTTCTGAACAGGATGGTCTCTGCAACCCGTCGCCGTCCGTCCGGCGGCATCCGGCTGTCCGCAGGCCGGTATGATCGGAGAGGATTGCGGGCGATGAACAGGGGGAGATAAACGGGGAGGAATTATGGAAGAATTCAAAAAAATACTGGTTGCGCTGGGAATCTCCGAATATTCGGAGGGGATTTACCGGTACGCAGTTAAACTGGCAACCGCTCTGGAGTCGGAGCTGATCGTTGTCAATGTGATACACGCCCGCGATGTGGAGGCTGTTGCCAGCATTTCATCCATGGGCTACCAGGTGAACGGGGCGCACTATATTCAGGGCGTCCGGGAGGAGCGCAAGCGGTTTCTGAGCGCAATTATGAACCAGGCCCCCTTCCCGGAAGACCGGGTTCGCGTCCTCATCAGGGTGGGCAATCCCATGGATCAGCTTTTAAAAACGATCGTTCAGGAAAATGCGGACATGGTGGTCATGGGGCCAAAGGGCCGGACCGACCTTGAACATGTTCTCGTCGGGTCGGTGGCATTGAAACTCTTTCGCCGCTCCCCGGTAACGGTTGTCTCTTACCGGGATGAAAAACTTGCGGCACGCCTGAGAAAAAAAATTCACCCGGAATCATAGCAACCGGGCATCACTCCGGCTCTTTCAATCTGAACAGGGATGGGGAAATCCGGGCCGGAGCCGGTGCCTCTTTTTTTCTCTCTTTAAGCTCTTCCCATTCGTCCATCCGCCGGGCCGACTCCATGATGATCTCCATGGTACTGATCTCCTTCATGCGCCGCTCATCCAGGTCGATGATACAGTCCCGGTATTCAAACGAACCCTCCTTCCAGAAAAACAGCTCCAGAACCGCCTCCTGAATCTGTTGCCGGATCACCTCTCTGAGGGTGTTTTCATCAATATACTCCAGGGAGAGCAGCACATCGCCCAGCATTTTATCCTTTTTTTTTGAAAATTTCAGCGCCTCATTCAGCTTTTCCCTGGAGATCATGCCGTTGTTGTACAGGATCTGCCCCAGCCGCAGCCCGTTGCTGTCGCTGGCGGCAATGATATTTCCGCCCCTGAGACAGATAGCACTTTTGATATGCCCCTTTGAGAGCTGAAGAATGCCGGTCTTGTCCTTTGACGCCAGCATCTGGAGAATGGTGGCCAGGTCCAGTGAGTCCAGATTGCCCCTGAAATCCACAGACAGGGTGTTATCGTGAAAGCGGATGGACAGCCGGAAGGGGTTCCAGAACAGGTGCTGGTCTCTGAGGTTCCAGGCCCTTATGGCTTTTTCCCGTGTATCTTCCTTCGGGCCGTTTGCACCGCACAGGCAATGCACTGAAAAGCTTTCCTCGGAATATGTCACCACAGACATCCAGATTCTTCCGCAAAACGGACATTGTTTAAACTCTTTGATCGAATATGAACTGGGAACAGCTTGCATCAAAAAAATCCTTTCATCAGTAGCCATGTGCTTTTCGATCGGATAACGTTTCGTTTGGTGGCGTCGTAAATTCTGAA
This window encodes:
- a CDS encoding type II toxin-antitoxin system RelE/ParE family toxin; translation: MDENERNRLIDYLAAHPESGKIMQGTGGIRKIRWARKGKGKSGGVRVIYYFYDGTMPLFLLTVFGKNEKSNLKKSERNELSALTRKIVELYKRR
- the nadS gene encoding NadS family protein; translated protein: MNNTFESIKKGLEEAVEYARGNKSGVRVHYPSAPDVRAIRNKTGMSQNEFASTIGISLQTLRYWEKGQRKPKGPVLVLLNIIEKAPDTVMDILSQ
- a CDS encoding SidJ-related pseudokinase; translated protein: MTEPKISAERRRLEAELASARRNFSGTYMSVGNLCELIREHPDSADAETVSALARVLDDRKFASRRQAFFLYRSAAETLTAILVRADDGEMRCQIMAVLGDLLATRDGDLHRAAAEALGQLPAGVCGPRMLREPVGTLPRIGWDALLRGADITLSGPPTFKGRSLIAKISGCPLVLAVKLARDGDCPESLETETVWADYLRENRQIFSADIGIPRPLKVRGKRVFRLERLPLTPPGGLNLMPGHMAIACVVHEDYFVYPNDHRPGKQLRPGNFREVMFRNARLLGEMSGAGIVQTAPIPLFHNRVQQSRRADQGLYEWFRGGRLDQWLFSCRFPNFGMSGVRDFEHLMSVNGSGRQIYRHIGTQLLSLLLVAGSYFRNRAADCFGFESPGVPVDARHLFDGELLGELVTGIFRNYFAGFTGQGLPSGVTPEVETLVARMIEEMGVDNDMEEILRVADQDRMTDGAFRAHLRGRGVDREAVGAYRKGEREIVLHTGPHLGGFNQRISLPELIGFLETASALCVAYRYLRTGAAPLMARLTGPSAHRSAA
- a CDS encoding acetate--CoA ligase family protein, whose product is MNTEKKLKKTEPPGRTALNENESKQLLKHYGIPVVDERVAPGGDDAIEAARALGFPVVLKGMGATLMHKTERGLVRLNLRDADAVREAASAIADAAGDELEGFLVQPQITANRELVAGLFRDDLFGPVIMFGIGGIFTEAFSDVAFRLAPLDLSDADDMLSEIRAKALFGPFRGEEAADRDRLRAVLMALSRIAVERPEIAEIDINPLMLTPAGEIIAADALVVRQDAPPVRQYPRPVDPVLLGKFFHPRSVAFVGASGQMGKWGHILPAITIAQKFGGEIYMVNPKGGTIMGRPVCTSLDEIPGPVDLAVVTIPAAGIMDLIPKLAEKGIRNMLLISSGFAETGEAGRKLEKALAEKAWEAGVLVLGPNTMGVCNPHIRLYCTGSHVWPDPGDTAVVAQSGNMGTQLLAFAEKQGVGIRCFAGSGNEAMITIEDYLEGFEADRRTRNVMLYVESVKNGRRFFEVARRVGRKKPIVLMKGGRTRSGNRAAASHTGALSSDVKIFDAMCRQAGIVQVSYSTDLLDLSAAFSSLPLPRGNRAAIMTLGGGWGVVTADLCDEYGLRVPDLSQEITEHIDRILPPYWSRSNPVDVVGEHDDAVAITVMEELMAWDGCDAVINLGMIGRKILMGRLAQSVQAADPSCSPAFLETMQQTLAGFEQKYIAYIAELMEKYDKPVFGVSLFEDAGQTVCKVPDRKFNGVFYPTPERAVKVFSKMCEYRSFLNRRV
- a CDS encoding PTS sugar transporter subunit IIA yields the protein MKIRTLLPPEHIFLKAGLEDKQAVLRFIADSFGGLGVVRNTDNVHKALKTREEMMSTGIGNGIGIPHALTPEAEDIAVLLISLAHPIPFDSLDGAPVDIVIALIVPQNETTLHLRTLAGISGLCKRPGFLEMVRQSRDSRLLWENIRNTEDG
- a CDS encoding glycosyltransferase family 2 protein produces the protein MTMKNNNNTPMVSVIIPTCNRDRLVQEAIASVLAQEFKSFELIVVDDGSTDSTPEILGSYGDAITVIRQENRGVSAARNAGIAVAKGELIALLDSDDLWMAEKLAVQTAFFQQHPDALICQTEEIWVRNGVRVNPKKKHRKLSGMIFEPSLALCLVSPSAVMMRRELFSHVGLFDESLPACEDYDLWLRVGCRYPVHLIDRPLIVKRGGHEDQLSGAPGLDKYRIQSLLKLLDGDLLSPEQSQAARKMLKEKSSIYASGCLKRGRGEEARYYLRIAGPV